In a genomic window of Bubalus bubalis isolate 160015118507 breed Murrah chromosome 17, NDDB_SH_1, whole genome shotgun sequence:
- the GTF2H3 gene encoding general transcription factor IIH subunit 3 isoform X4 has translation MNKEVKDNQEMKSRILVIKAAEDSALQYMNFMNVIFAAQKQNILIDACVLDSDSGLLQQACDITGGLYLKVPQMPSLLQYLLWVFLPDQDQRSQLILPPPVHVDYRAACFCHRNLIEIGYVCSVCLSIFCNFSPICTTCETAFKISLPPVLKAKKKKLKMSS, from the exons ATGAACAAGGAAGTTAAAG ATAATCAGGAAATGAAATCAAGGATATTG GTGATTAAGGCTGCAGAAGACAGTGCCTTGCAGTATATGAACTTCATGAATGTCATCTTTGCAGCACAGAAGCAG AATATTTTGATCGATGCCTGCGTGTTAGACTCCGATTCAGGACTCCTCCAAcag GCTTGTGACATCACAGGGGGACTGTACTTGAAGGTGCCCCAGATGCCTTCCCTTCTGCAGTATCTCCTG TGGGTTTTTCTTCCTGATCAAGATCAGAGGTCTCAGTTAATCCTCCCACCCCCAGTTCATGTTGACTACCGGGCTGCTTGCTTCTGTCATCGAAATCTCATTGAAATCGGCTACGTCTGTTCTGTGTGCTTGTCAA TATTCTGCAATTTCAGCCCAATCTGTACCACATGCGA GACAGCCTTTAAGatttctctgcctcctgtactgaaggccaagaaaaagaaactgaaaatgtcctcatga